A genomic stretch from Flavobacterium sp. KS-LB2 includes:
- a CDS encoding trypsin-like peptidase domain-containing protein, whose product MKNFSTLFLVSLLSGVVTLGSYKLLFDTNGYFSNDKDSLVTTASNSYGKKVGLSSDVLDFTEAAEKTIHTVVHVKNVSRRTITNPILEYFYGYKGGQSQEQVGTGSGVIISEDGYIVTNNHVIKGASEIEITLNNKKSYQAKLIGTDSKMDIALLKIDANEKLPYTVFANSDSVKVGEWVLAVGNPYNLTSTVTAGIVSAKARDLDTSGIQSFIQTDAAVNPGNSGGALVNTRGELIGINTMISSMTGSYVGYSFAVPSNIARKIIEDLMEFGNVQRGILGVEGGELNSITSKELGITQTQGFYINKVTKNSGAEKSGLTKGDVIIKLDEQNIATFADLSGYINTKRPNDKVQVTFMRDGKTKIVPVVLSKNEFFNAEFKGIELENIEAADKKKFKIDYGVRIKSINSQNLKQYEDELLGNIILSIDNVKATDVETVSKLLSKKEENQTVRIEMINKNGEVMRVIL is encoded by the coding sequence ATGAAAAATTTTTCAACACTATTTTTAGTTTCCCTGTTGAGCGGAGTAGTAACACTAGGTTCATACAAGTTATTATTTGACACTAATGGTTATTTTTCTAATGATAAAGACTCTTTGGTAACAACAGCATCCAACTCTTACGGAAAAAAAGTAGGATTGTCATCGGATGTACTTGATTTTACTGAAGCTGCAGAAAAAACCATTCATACAGTCGTCCATGTAAAAAACGTTTCTCGAAGAACAATTACAAACCCCATTTTAGAATATTTTTATGGGTATAAAGGCGGACAATCCCAAGAACAAGTAGGAACAGGTTCTGGCGTAATCATCTCTGAGGACGGTTATATTGTGACCAACAATCACGTGATTAAAGGCGCATCAGAAATTGAAATTACCCTGAATAACAAAAAATCATATCAAGCAAAGCTCATTGGAACCGATTCTAAAATGGATATTGCTTTATTAAAAATTGATGCGAATGAGAAATTACCGTATACTGTTTTTGCCAATTCTGATTCGGTTAAAGTGGGCGAATGGGTTTTGGCTGTCGGAAATCCATATAATCTAACCTCCACGGTAACCGCTGGTATTGTTTCAGCGAAAGCCAGAGATTTAGACACCAGCGGAATCCAGTCTTTCATACAAACAGATGCTGCGGTGAATCCAGGAAACAGTGGTGGCGCCTTAGTCAACACGCGTGGTGAACTGATAGGAATCAACACGATGATTTCCTCTATGACTGGTTCTTATGTAGGCTATTCGTTTGCAGTTCCTTCGAATATTGCCCGAAAAATTATCGAGGATCTTATGGAATTTGGGAATGTGCAACGCGGAATTCTTGGCGTTGAAGGAGGCGAACTGAACAGCATTACGTCCAAAGAATTAGGAATTACGCAAACACAGGGATTCTACATTAATAAGGTAACTAAAAATTCTGGTGCCGAAAAATCTGGACTTACAAAAGGCGATGTTATCATTAAATTAGACGAGCAAAATATAGCAACATTTGCTGATCTTTCTGGTTACATCAATACCAAAAGGCCAAATGACAAAGTACAAGTGACGTTTATGAGAGATGGCAAAACCAAAATTGTACCTGTTGTACTGAGTAAAAATGAATTTTTTAATGCGGAGTTTAAAGGTATCGAGTTAGAAAACATTGAAGCTGCTGACAAAAAGAAATTCAAAATTGATTATGGCGTACGAATTAAGTCTATAAACAGCCAAAACTTAAAGCAATATGAAGACGAGTTGCTAGGCAATATCATCTTGAGTATTGACAATGTAAAAGCTACCGATGTAGAAACCGTTTCTAAACTTTTAAGTAAAAAAGAAGAAAACCAAACGGTACGCATTGAAATGATTAATAAAAATGGAGAAGTAATGCGCGTGATTCTCTGA
- a CDS encoding NAD(P)-dependent oxidoreductase: MSKLKLGWTGLGNMGNPMVMNLLKAGFEVTVFNRTKEKEAPLLAAGAKSASSLQEIMKTCDVVLTMLSNDAAVKEVFEGPTGLLSKSNSGKTIINMSTVAPETSRYLNTICNQNQIHFIDAPVSGSVKPAQDGTLVILVGASNEDYEVAKPIFDVLGKIAIHVGEPGVASSAKLAINYLLGLNLQGIAETVLFAEKNGVSKEDMLNIINQGACGNGITNIKTPSILNDSYPAAFALKHLVKDLRLAKEAGLDSPLIHPLYDSYAAAEQKGLGDQDVMAIISSLKDK, from the coding sequence ATGAGTAAATTAAAATTAGGATGGACAGGTCTTGGCAACATGGGAAATCCAATGGTGATGAACCTGCTCAAAGCGGGTTTTGAAGTAACTGTCTTCAATCGTACCAAAGAGAAAGAAGCGCCATTACTGGCTGCAGGAGCAAAATCAGCAAGCAGTTTGCAAGAAATAATGAAAACTTGCGACGTCGTTTTGACGATGTTATCCAATGACGCAGCTGTCAAAGAAGTTTTTGAGGGACCAACAGGTCTATTGTCTAAATCCAATTCGGGCAAAACCATCATCAATATGAGTACGGTTGCTCCAGAAACCTCGCGTTATTTAAACACCATTTGCAACCAAAATCAAATACATTTTATAGATGCTCCCGTTTCTGGAAGTGTAAAACCGGCACAAGACGGAACATTGGTCATTCTTGTAGGTGCATCAAATGAAGACTACGAAGTAGCGAAACCCATATTTGACGTTTTGGGTAAAATTGCGATTCACGTAGGCGAACCTGGCGTGGCAAGTTCGGCTAAGTTAGCCATCAATTACTTATTGGGATTGAATCTTCAAGGCATAGCCGAAACGGTTCTATTTGCCGAGAAAAACGGCGTAAGCAAAGAAGACATGCTCAACATTATCAACCAAGGTGCTTGTGGCAACGGAATTACGAATATCAAAACGCCTTCCATTCTGAACGATTCTTATCCGGCAGCATTTGCGTTGAAACATTTAGTCAAAGATTTAAGACTGGCCAAAGAAGCCGGACTCGATTCGCCACTCATTCACCCTTTGTATGATAGTTACGCCGCAGCAGAACAAAAAGGATTGGGCGATCAAGATGTGATGGCAATTATCAGCAGTTTGAAGGATAAATAG
- a CDS encoding APC family permease gives MEDQKPDDFKRELGLLDGTMLVVGSMIGSGIFIVSSDMVRQLGSAGWLIAMWVLTGAITVIAAVSYGELSAMFPKAGGQYVYIKEAYGKLVGFLYGWSFFAVIQTGTIAAVGVAFAKFAAYLYAPLSDKNILYEIGDFKLNAAQLVSIFTIILLSYVNSRGVKNSKILQTVLTVVKVLSLAGLIVFGFIAADGAVWDANWANAWSAQSLNVDTGEWLPIGGLALISGISAAFVGSQFSSVAWEGVTFIAGEIKNPKRNVGLSLFLGTLIVSVIYILANVMYLAVVPLFDIATAESDRVAVVASQTIFGSVGTLIIAVMIMISTFACNNGLIMAGARVYYTMAQDGLFFKKAAQLNKASVPAWSIWAQCIWASALCLTGKYGDLLDFVVIIVLIFYILTIYGIFILRKKMPNAERPYKAFGYPLLPALYILITVAICMALLYTKPSTCGWGVLIMLIGIPVYYLTKAKE, from the coding sequence ATGGAAGACCAAAAACCAGACGATTTTAAAAGAGAATTAGGATTACTCGACGGAACCATGCTTGTGGTGGGTTCTATGATAGGTTCCGGGATATTTATTGTAAGTTCGGATATGGTTCGCCAGTTGGGATCTGCCGGTTGGTTGATTGCTATGTGGGTGCTTACGGGCGCTATTACGGTGATTGCCGCCGTGAGTTATGGCGAGTTGAGCGCGATGTTTCCTAAAGCGGGTGGTCAATATGTGTACATCAAGGAAGCGTACGGGAAACTGGTGGGTTTCTTGTACGGTTGGAGCTTTTTTGCCGTGATTCAAACCGGTACCATTGCTGCCGTGGGTGTCGCTTTTGCTAAGTTTGCCGCCTATTTATACGCACCTTTAAGTGATAAAAATATTTTATATGAAATAGGGGATTTCAAACTCAATGCGGCTCAGCTTGTTTCTATTTTTACGATTATTTTGTTGAGTTATGTGAACAGTCGCGGGGTGAAAAACTCTAAGATTTTACAAACGGTGCTTACGGTGGTCAAAGTGCTCTCGCTAGCGGGTTTGATTGTTTTTGGTTTTATTGCTGCGGATGGAGCAGTTTGGGATGCGAATTGGGCCAACGCTTGGTCAGCTCAAAGCCTGAATGTAGATACTGGCGAGTGGTTGCCTATTGGTGGTTTGGCATTAATTAGTGGTATTTCGGCGGCCTTTGTGGGTTCGCAATTTTCGAGCGTGGCTTGGGAAGGAGTAACTTTTATTGCGGGTGAAATTAAAAACCCAAAACGGAATGTGGGCTTGAGTTTGTTTTTGGGAACCTTGATTGTAAGTGTAATTTATATTTTAGCCAATGTGATGTACTTGGCAGTAGTGCCTTTGTTTGATATTGCTACTGCTGAATCGGATCGTGTGGCGGTGGTTGCTTCGCAAACTATTTTTGGATCGGTGGGAACTTTGATTATTGCTGTGATGATTATGATTTCGACTTTTGCGTGTAACAATGGTTTGATTATGGCTGGTGCTAGGGTTTATTATACGATGGCTCAGGATGGTTTGTTTTTTAAGAAAGCGGCCCAACTGAATAAAGCAAGTGTTCCTGCATGGTCTATTTGGGCGCAGTGTATCTGGGCTTCGGCTTTGTGTCTGACAGGGAAATACGGAGATTTGTTGGATTTTGTGGTAATTATTGTTTTGATATTTTACATCTTAACCATTTATGGGATTTTTATTTTACGTAAAAAAATGCCAAATGCAGAGCGTCCGTATAAGGCCTTTGGTTATCCGTTACTGCCAGCACTGTATATTTTAATTACGGTGGCAATTTGCATGGCGTTATTGTATACAAAACCATCTACATGTGGCTGGGGCGTTTTGATCATGCTAATAGGTATTCCAGTGTATTATTTGACGAAAGCTAAGGAATAG
- a CDS encoding DUF2721 domain-containing protein, producing the protein MILQIETPALLFGATSLILLAYTNRFLTIATIVRGLKKTYKEKENNMILLEIKNLNLRLTLIRNMQMAGVLSLFLSVFAMLLLFLEQQTAGIYLFGLSLLGLLISLGLSFWEISISVNALRLHLSDLIQK; encoded by the coding sequence ATGATTTTACAAATAGAAACTCCTGCCTTACTTTTTGGTGCTACTTCCTTAATTCTTCTGGCCTACACCAATCGGTTTTTGACTATTGCCACAATTGTAAGAGGACTTAAAAAAACGTACAAGGAAAAAGAGAATAACATGATTTTATTAGAAATCAAAAATCTGAACTTGCGCTTAACATTAATTCGAAATATGCAAATGGCAGGCGTTTTGAGTCTATTTCTATCTGTTTTTGCAATGCTACTATTGTTCTTAGAACAACAAACCGCTGGAATTTATCTTTTTGGGCTGAGTTTATTGGGACTATTGATTTCGTTGGGATTATCATTTTGGGAAATCAGTATTTCTGTAAATGCTTTGCGATTGCATTTGAGCGATTTGATTCAGAAATAA
- a CDS encoding glyceraldehyde-3-phosphate dehydrogenase, with protein MATTTLYEKEVSFQADRRRAGVKLIKIISDLWYDKSIEMVLFRNQLIDRNVSDIINLHEYAAEFVGKPISVFDSVKIAKAILELNLLPAKLDIGKLTYEFGLEEDKYPDAKYFVIDKLKNAKDSEEVQPKDVVLYGFGRIGRLLARELMSKTGKGSQLRLRAIVTRDKNDATSLEKRASLLRYDSIHGDFQGSVTADPENNALIINGTTVHVITANGPEEIDYTHYGIDNALVIDNTGAFTTHEALSRHLVSKGADKVLLTAPGKGVPNIVHGVNHNEYNPDEINIFSAASCTTNAITPILKAVEDTLGVVKGHLETIHAYTNDQNLVDNMHKKYRRGRAAALNMVITETGAGSAVAKALPSLEGKLTSNAIRVPVPNGSLVVLNLEVSRTTSIQEINAIMKKYALEGELVEQIKYSMNNELVSSDIVGTSQPAIYDSNATIVSKDGKNIVLYIWYDNEYGYSHQVIRLAKYIAKVRRFTYY; from the coding sequence ATGGCAACCACAACTTTATACGAAAAAGAAGTTTCTTTTCAAGCCGACAGGCGACGTGCAGGAGTAAAATTGATTAAAATCATCAGCGATTTATGGTATGATAAATCCATTGAGATGGTTTTATTCCGCAACCAATTAATTGATAGAAATGTCAGTGATATTATCAACCTACATGAATATGCAGCTGAATTTGTGGGCAAACCCATTTCAGTATTTGATTCGGTTAAAATTGCAAAAGCGATTTTAGAATTGAATTTACTTCCAGCTAAATTAGACATTGGTAAACTTACCTATGAATTTGGTTTAGAAGAGGATAAATATCCAGATGCTAAATATTTTGTTATTGACAAACTTAAAAATGCAAAAGATTCTGAGGAAGTACAGCCTAAAGATGTGGTGCTGTATGGTTTTGGTCGTATTGGTCGATTATTAGCCAGAGAACTCATGTCTAAAACTGGAAAAGGAAGTCAATTGCGTTTGCGTGCAATAGTTACCCGCGATAAAAATGACGCAACTTCGCTTGAAAAAAGAGCATCCTTATTGCGCTATGATTCAATTCACGGTGATTTTCAAGGTTCAGTAACTGCTGATCCTGAAAACAATGCTTTGATTATTAACGGAACAACCGTTCACGTGATAACGGCAAATGGTCCAGAAGAAATTGATTATACACACTACGGAATTGATAATGCATTGGTAATTGACAACACAGGCGCTTTTACGACACACGAAGCATTGAGCCGCCATTTAGTTTCCAAAGGTGCCGACAAAGTATTACTTACCGCTCCCGGAAAAGGAGTTCCAAATATTGTTCATGGCGTAAACCACAACGAATACAATCCGGATGAAATCAACATTTTTTCTGCGGCGTCGTGCACCACAAATGCCATCACGCCAATCTTAAAAGCTGTCGAAGATACTCTGGGAGTTGTAAAAGGGCATTTAGAAACCATTCACGCCTACACTAACGACCAAAATCTTGTAGATAACATGCACAAGAAATACCGTCGTGGAAGAGCTGCAGCTTTGAATATGGTGATTACCGAAACAGGTGCTGGAAGCGCTGTTGCAAAAGCATTACCGTCATTAGAAGGAAAATTAACTTCAAATGCGATTCGCGTGCCGGTTCCTAACGGTTCCTTAGTGGTTTTGAATCTGGAAGTTTCAAGAACAACTTCAATTCAAGAAATCAATGCCATCATGAAAAAATACGCATTGGAAGGCGAATTGGTTGAGCAAATAAAATACTCGATGAATAACGAGTTGGTTTCGTCGGATATCGTTGGTACATCGCAACCTGCTATTTATGACAGTAATGCCACAATCGTTTCAAAAGATGGAAAAAATATCGTGTTATACATTTGGTATGATAACGAATACGGATACAGCCACCAAGTAATCCGATTGGCAAAATACATTGCTAAAGTAAGACGTTTTACGTACTACTAG